CCGGAACCTCGGCGGCGGCATCGACTCCGGCACGGTGACGCTCGAACCCGACGACTCGCCCGCGGCACGGGTCGAAGGCGTGACCGCCCACCGATCGTCGTCGCTGTCGCTCCGCGCGCAGCCGTACGACGCCCCGGACGCCGCTTTCGCCTGGGAACACCACTTCGAGTGGACCGGCAGTCAGTGGGACCTGGTGTTCGACTGGCGGACCGATCCCGGCGCGGACCTGACGCTGGAGTACGTCGTCGACCGACCGCAGGGCACGACGGACAGGGAGTTCGACCGGGAAGACATCTGGACCGACTCGGTCCCGACCGTCGAGGAGGGGACCTATCGCATCGTTGCGGATCACAGCGACAAGGTTCTGGAAGTCGCCGACGGATCCGAGGCCACCGGCGCGAACGTCCGGCAGGGGACGTGGACCGACGATCCTCACCAGCGCTGGGACGTCGAGGGCGGCGGCACCGACCTGTGGGTGGACGCCGACCGCATCGTCGCCGAGCACAGCGGGAAAGCGCTGACCGTCGTCGGCGGAGACGCCCGACAGGGAAGCGGACAGCAGTTCACGCTCGAACGGTACGAAAGCGGCTTTCAGATCCAGACGGACGACGGTCGTCTCCAGGTCGCGGACGGATCGACTGCGGACGGCGCGAACGTCGTCGAAGGCGGCTGGGACGGTGCCGGACACCAGATCTGGCGATTCGAAGCGATTTAACGACCGCTCGGAGGGCGGTTTTCGGTGTTCACCCCCTTCGTCCGGTTTCTTTCTCTCCCGCGTATGCCACCGGCGGCACGTTCCCGGTACAGCGGAACTCGTGGTCACCGTCGATCGACTCGGCGGCGTCGACGAGATCGTTGTTCGCGAACAGGCGGTCGCCTTCGGTATCCGCGACCGAGAGGAAGGTCCCGGTTCCGGCGGCGGCCCTGCTCGCCCTGATCGCACTGTCGGTCGCACCGTCGAGACCGATCGCGGCGGCGGCGCTTTCCCGGTGCGCCTGGCGACCGGAGAACCCGTCGACGACGAGGCCGTCGACGTCGGTCGCCCGGATCGCGTGCGTGCAGTACTCGGGGACGTCGTCGCCCCACTCGACCGAGACGTCCCGAAGGGCCACGTCGGCGACGTTCTCGCAGTGGACCGCCGCCACGTCGAGTTCGTAGATCGGCGCGGTCACGGCGGTCGGTTGGAGGTCGGCGTTTCCGCCGACGGCGTCGGCGTGCTCGCCGCCTTCGATCGCCAGGCGCACTCCGTGCAGCCGGACGCCCGAAACGTCGGCGTCCCCGTGGCCGTACACGAACGCACCGTTCTCGCTGCGGGCGACGACGTTCGAGAACCGGACGTTCCTGAGGGTGCCGAGCTCGGTCGCGTCGTCGCGAGGGACCGACGTGACGTAGATCGGTTCGCCTTTCCCCCACCACGGCCCGGGGAGCAGGCCCGTCTCGACGACGATGTCGGCGAACAGGACGTTCTCGATGTCGCCGGAGTCGCGGTGTTGGATGCCGAGCCCGCGGTTCGTGTCGGACACCACGCAGTTCTGGAACGTGCAGTTCCGGATGTCGCCGGCCGTCTCCGAGCCGAACTTGATCGCGCAGGCGCTCGACGAGAGCGTGCAGTTCGTGACGGTGACCGACTCACAGGGGCGGCCGGCGGCCGCGGCGCAGATCGTGATGGCGTCGTCACAGGACTCGATCGTACAGTCCGAGACGTGGACGTTCGTCGAGTTCACGACGGCGACGCCGTCGCAGTTCGGGATCAGCTCGTGATTGCGGATATCGACGCCGCGCACGTCCGCGTCGACGCAGCCCTCGAGGCTGATCGTCCAGGCGGGCATGTCCCGCAGCGTGACGTCGCGAATCCGGACGCCGTCGCAGTCGACGAAGTGAAACATCGGTCCCGGTCGGAAGCCGGGTTTGGCGACCGGCCACCCGTCGG
This is a stretch of genomic DNA from Natrinema salifodinae. It encodes these proteins:
- a CDS encoding glycoside hydrolase family 28 protein, whose amino-acid sequence is MDETTGRVRVERNGADGEPATDAFQRAIDAAADAGGGTVSVPSGEYVIGTIELASDVTIRLEAGATVKPARDRAAYVDAHVGPDGERPFVLADGVENVSIVGDGVFDGRGTEFMEMDAPIRQHSGESEGHPLVSNAPHRARQGEEFLSRERGTDGWPVAKPGFRPGPMFHFVDCDGVRIRDVTLRDMPAWTISLEGCVDADVRGVDIRNHELIPNCDGVAVVNSTNVHVSDCTIESCDDAITICAAAAGRPCESVTVTNCTLSSSACAIKFGSETAGDIRNCTFQNCVVSDTNRGLGIQHRDSGDIENVLFADIVVETGLLPGPWWGKGEPIYVTSVPRDDATELGTLRNVRFSNVVARSENGAFVYGHGDADVSGVRLHGVRLAIEGGEHADAVGGNADLQPTAVTAPIYELDVAAVHCENVADVALRDVSVEWGDDVPEYCTHAIRATDVDGLVVDGFSGRQAHRESAAAAIGLDGATDSAIRASRAAAGTGTFLSVADTEGDRLFANNDLVDAAESIDGDHEFRCTGNVPPVAYAGEKETGRRG